Part of the Grus americana isolate bGruAme1 chromosome 12, bGruAme1.mat, whole genome shotgun sequence genome is shown below.
gaaattctTAACTATATTTATAGTTCCAAAATAATCAGCATTCGATCTGATTTACTTGATGAACTGATTAAATCAGGGCAACAGCTGGGTGTTAAATTCATAGCTGATCTGGGCGTACCTCCgtctgaaggaaaaaacatgcCAAACGAGGTCAAAGATGGTGCTTCAGAAACTTCAACTTCTAGTCCAGGTCAAAAGGATGCTGAAACACAAGTACCTGTAATAAGGCCAGAGAGTCAAGAGGTAACGGATGGGATGCCGGTTATAACACAATCATTCTCCTTACATGGCATAGAATATGAGACTACAAAAATTACAGTGAGTGATTCAGATGATGAGGATGATGATGTGATTTTTTGCTCTGAGATTGTTCCTCCAAAAGAATGTACTAAAGATACAAATGCTGCAACCCAGAACCAGCTTTGCCCAAGTCCAGCTGGAGTTTCTGACCAAAAATCGTGTGGCAGTGGCGGCTCTCCCCATGTGATGAGCACTGCAGCAGCGCAAAAACTCACTTCGTCTGCCAGTCAGCTAagcccaaaccaaacaaaatcaagTGCCGAATCACTTATCTCTGCAACACCGCAGCATTTGACTCCTAATATCATTGTGCTAAATAAGCCTCTACTTAACTCATCGCTCAGTGCCAGCTCCTCGCATCAAACACACGTGACCCCTACAATTAATTTACTCGAGGAGAACCAGCCGCCATCTAATAATGGCTCCGTAGCTGAAGTGGAAACAACTGCTGTCGATGATGAAGAGGTTGTTGAAGATGATGTCGATATCATTAGCTCCTCTAGTCCTGGTTCAGTCAGCAGTAGTTCTTTGGTTCAGCAATCTTCTATACCTAAGGCAGCAACCACTGAAGGATCAGGTGTACAGAAAAAACAGGTTGTTACATTTTCACAAGAGCCATTTTCTAAACCtggagaatttaaaataaaaatctcagatGTCCTTACTGGAAACAACAAGGAATTCAGTTCAGGTATAGCATCAACACATGTGGCAGAAGGGCAGAAAATCATAACGTTAGATACAGCAACTGAAATAGAAGGCTTATCCACGGGCTGTAAGGTTTACGCAAATATCGGTGAGGATACATATGACATAGTCATTCCTGTAAAGGGTGATTCTGAGGAAGGCGAAGCAAAGCCTGATGAAAAGCCTAGAACATCTGGTGGTGATTCTCCAAACAGGAAACGCATGAAAGTAAAGCACGATGACCATTACGAGCTCATAGTGGATGGAAGAGTCTACTATATTTGCATTGTGTGTAAGAGATCATATGCGTGTCTGACAAGTTTACGGAGACATTTTAATGTTCATTCCTGGGAGAAGAAGTATCCATGTCGATATTGCGACAAAGTTTTCCCTCTTGCAGAATACCGTACGAAGCATGAAATTCACCACACCGGTGAGCGAAGGTACCAGTGCTTGACGTGTGGCAAATCTTTCATCAACTACCAAATTACGGCCTCCCACATAAGATCAGTTCATAGCCAAGACCCTTCTGGAGATACCAAGCTTTATCGATTGCATCCTTGCAGGTCTTTGCAGATCAGACAGTATGCATACGTTACTGATCACTCAAGCAGTATACCAGTAATAAATGAGGGTGGAATTGTTTATCGTGTTGGTGCAGGGAAGGATGGCACTGAAGGAACGACATCTAACCCTCCATCCAAACAAATTACCTGGGATGACATTTTCATTCCACAGGGAAATGaagcaatttttaaacaaaatccatCGGAGGGAAGTACTGAATTTGAGTTTGTAATACCGGAATCTTACTGAAATGCATTAAATGCTGGAAAAGTGCAGGAATATTGCAGCTGTTTTAAATGAACTGTTAAAATTGCTGTAAAATCAAATGTTAAAGTGAAAACAAGTTAACTTGTTACAAGTCATCAAATGGTAGCACTTAGATGGATCATTAGTAGCTGCAAGTGATTTGTGAAAGCGATTCATCTGAAAGTTTACTTGACTAGAGAATAAGACATTTCCAAGGAGCTGGCAGTGTTTTCTGGTATGTTAATTTTGATCAAAATGTGGGGGTTCATAGCTTGAAAAGGTACAATTTCTTCTGAAGAGCTAGAAATCTTTCTTCTAAAGTAACTGAAGTATTTCCTGTACTCATACTGACTGTGTAAACCCTTTCTTTCATGTTAGCACTTTAATGCTGAATTGTGTTTAGACGTTAACCAAGAAAACAGAGTTTTCATCATAGTCTCTCAAATATggaaccatttaaaaaaaaataaatcccacaactcatatttatttttgcgAACAATGCATTACTGCAAGAGTCCAAAATAACTGATCCAGTAGTTTGGAGTAGTGTATTTTTGAACTAGCATCTTAGTTCTGCTTTCACAAGCACTATGAATTATCTGTCTTCATGCAAATAGTCTTGCCAACAAGAGATGCTCAGTTAGGGCTAACTTGAACGAATTTCATTTATACTTGGCAATATGCTGAGCAGAGTGTTCAGTGTCTGGACCATTATATTTTTACTCCTTttgcaatgggaaaaaaacaaaaaaccccaaagccacaAAGCTCAATTGTGAGGAAGCTTAGAACACTTAGGGAGGAGAtaattttgccttttcaaaGCTTGAGGAATAAAGTTAGCTTTTCTTAGTACTGGAAAAGATACCAGTACTTTTGGCATAAAGTTTGGAATAAAGTactgttcctttttttgctcttcAAGAAGGGCTTCAGtctagtatttaaaaaaaaaaaagtaatacaataaaagtaatactttttttttagctgaaggctttgaaatttatttctcaaaactATGAAATATTCTAAAAGTGCTGTATTAGTTCAGCACTGAGAGTGCTGAGAATCTTGCATATCTATTTGGCTAGATCTTTAAATGAAACaaggatttggatttttttccctccatttatAGGGTGTGGAAGCATGAGGAATAAACCAGCAATCAAAAAAGACCCTACATCTACCATAATCCAAAGTATAATTTCTCTGCAGTTGTCTAGTTGtcatctgttttcagttttgggtTTATTAtattgtcctttctttttttttcctctccttgcaATTGGTACATATTTAAAGCACTTAGAAGATAAATTAGATGTCCAACTTGAACAGGAAACGGTAGatctgagaaaaacaaacagctgtttccTGGAATCATAGCTTAGCATTTCAAATTTAGTGACTTGTTCAATTTTTGTAAATGGTAATATGAAAACTACTCAAGTTCTAGAGGTGACTGAGAAAGATTGTCGTGCATAGTACTAGATAGTTATCATAACTTTTCATTGCTTAAATTACAGttcaaggtttgtttttttttttttttttcattttttaagtgaGCATCTTGATCCTGTGACCTTCAAGGTTAAGGTTTTAGACATACAGTGCTCTAGacagaaagacatttaaatGGTAAATGGTTCAAAGTCAACCTGAGCGATAAAAAAGGGTACCAGAAATCTGTATGAGTAACGatgggagaaagaggaggatttGTTTACCTTGTGCGTATAGTGCTCAGCACTTCTGTTTTGTAGGCCAAGAACATGATATACACGGTTATTTTCAGATTGTATTTCAGACCCCTTTGAATATAATGGGGTATGTTTTCAAACGTTACAGGTTGGATGTTGTCTGAGGTGGCATTTCAGCAGTCAAACCTAATCCTCACAAGACTTAAGTATTGATTGCCTGTATTAGCACCGGTAGCTCCAGCATAGCTGGCTGCGTGCTGTACTGAAGCTTCCTGAACTTCTtgacaagaaaaatacaatgttaTTTTCGTTATTGACATGACACATCTGGAATTAAGCATACCTTGCAAAGTGTACATTCAGTAATAATTAAACATAATGGCTATCAATATTTGCTGCTGATATATTTAAAACCTTAAATTAAACTGTGCCTACTAAAGGTCTCTTTTTggaggaaaactggaaaattagGGCTTTGTAACTATTTTTGCTAGAAGACTCGTGCTTGCATGTGTCTCAGGGTCTTCAGTTTTCCTTGGAAGTGATTTTTGATATCCAAAGTCCAGAGGTCatgtaaagcattttttttaatttcacttccAGTATTTATTGGTTTGGAAACATATTAAAtccattcttttaaaactttttatggGGCCATGAGCTTTTATATTTAGATTTCTGGATATTGCACTTatatttggttttttgtttgtttggtttttgtaaACACTTAGCTTCCAGTTTAACTTAATGAAAAACCTTATGTAAATACTAAGAAATTGGCTTGGGggtaatggaagaaaaagattaaatctgaaaaaggatttatataaaaattaaaaattttgaCAGAGTATGGTGACAAACCCCACAGTcatttatatgcatataaaaacaTTAACGGATCTGCTGCAAAATATGATAACGGTGGGTGCATCCTCACTGTATGGTTTCTTTGGGGATTCATACCATAGCATTCCAGTATGTGAATTAAACAAATATTGAGATAACAATTGactgcttatttattttgtactgtTAAGGCATGCAGCTTATAAAAAGATGCAGAAGCTGACGACTATATACATTGAACCCTGGCTTCTACAGCTATTGCTTAGGAACTGTTCCATGTGAAACACTTAACATTTTTGCCAGATCTGTAATGTATATAGTTGTACAGTCTTTCCTTAACATACTTTTTAAAGTTGTGTTCTACTTTTCATTAATCAATACTTGATATTAGTTCTTAGAGCTTTCtatggcaaaaaataaaaaaagtttaattctaAAGATGGGTGtagcatgtttctttttaatgacaACTCAACTTCAATAGTCTAACATGTTAGATTACCAATAGTTTGTAGCTTCCTTTTCCAGGTCTTTGGGAATAGCAGGGAACCcactggggaggaagaggtgtTTTTATTTGGGGCTTAGTTTTTTTGCTGGGGtagtttggttttgattttgggggttttttttgagcaaaTTAGCTGAAAAACTCCACTCTGTATTGTGAGCTGAAATGTTGTGATATATGCTTACTCTCAGAATAGGTGGAGCTGCTGTGGAACAGTCTGGCCAACTACTACTATCAATGCAAATGAGctagaaatcaagaaaaaaaccatacaTAGTGACCAATGCAATGCAGTTCTTACCAGGCTGCTGACTTAATTATGATTTGGAAGAGTTAGATTGTTGGTGAACTTTGGCTAACATGGAGAAAATTAGTTACTTTACGTAGACGTCTTACTCCAGGTAAGGAATGCAATTTATTACGTAACATATCAAATGATGGTTTAGATGCCTTTATCTTCTTGGCAGAGGGCTTCCACCTACTTCTGCTAACATCAAAGAGCAGCTGACATCATCAGGACAGAATTAGGCCCAAAGTAATATAGTAAACATGAAAGTAAGTAAAGGAGACACTGGCATTGCACTGGCTGGATTATTCACCTCTGTTTTTAGCAAAAAATCAGTAGTAATGGCTTTACTGCTGATAGGCAGTCAGGGCACCCCGTTATATGGGTAGAGCTGCAGAATTATTAAGTGTGGGGGCATCTGCAGctcttaaaaacagaatttaaaaaaaaaaaagtgtctccAGCTAATCCTGGTAGAAACACCAGTTTCCAATTTAGCAAATATAAGGGTTTTTGGGGAActtgttttgtggtgggtttttttaaaggcacaaTGCTATTTTACTAGAATTCCTAGACTAACATTAAAGATGCTTGTAAAACAGGAGAGttgttaaaatgtaaaatgcaatttataaatgtttacaaaagtcacacaattttatttaactttggTAAAGTAATAAAAGGGTACATATGAGTCACAATCTTGACATTCTCATAAGAAATGATGAATACAGTGCAGAATGTTGCATTTACATTAAACGCTTAGTTTTACTCAAGCAGAAGGAAACGAGTAATTCAACAGAAAATCCCActggtaatatttttaaatgtgaaaatggaCTTGTCCTTTTATAGTGAATTTAAAGCAGCAATGTAATTTTTGCTTAAGTattccttaggaaaaaaaaaaaagaatttggatAATTTCCTAAGTTTAGTATTTGTCAACTCAAAACCAATGACACAATCATTTCCTAATTGTTTCTCTGCCACTAAGTTATGTTCCCCTCAGGAGTTTCTTAGTCCTGTTGTGTCCCCTAGTCCTTCTAGCCCTATTTAGTTGACAGGCACAAATGGTAGAGTATGTTTATCAGAAGTGGGACGGGACTgttagcttttatttcaaagatgcagcaataaaatgttttctgatatTAATGTGCCCTTCTAATTCTAGTTTTGTGGAAGTACTGTCTGTTTTGAAATTGCCCACAATCTTCATATCAAGATTTAATTCAggaaaatgtaatataaaatggATGATGGCCTAGtatataaatttatttccagTACGCAAATTTATAGGAGCTGCACTTCAACAATCTATAGTAAAACAAAATGTCACCAGGATATGTTCTGCATACACTACTGCTTTAAATCCCATGAGTTGTAttcctttctccagctgtttaTTGTTGGTACTGGAGAAAAGTTACACTTGCTTCTGGATAAACAGTGACATCCTTTAGCTTACTAATACACTGATCAGTATTTGACAGTGGAAATGATAAGGTTAACACATAGCCTAGCCTAAAGGCTTTGCAAATGCATAGGATTAAAAACAGCATTATAAAGTGTGGGTGTACTTTGAAAAGTGAGATCAGAGacttcagtgtttgttttccatgttgacagcatttcttttttttttttttttcattaacagtAGAGACATGCCACAtgctggagattttttttttttcccctagcatGTATTCCACTTTTAAATTCTGACAGCCAGATTTAGCTTTTAAGTACCTTTTTGTCTGCATCAGTTGAAAGTAAAGGCAGATAATTGAGGATTAGGGTCAACAACCTGAtgccaaagaaattaaatctttaGGAAATAAGGAGTAAAATGTCAATACCTTATTTTTATCCCTGAAGTAAGCAGTTGAGAACGCTCAGGTTGAGCAGCTCAGATCTGAAAGCTGTCATCTGAAATCACTTCCTGGAGTAGAACCCCACTTTACAGGACAGCGTGTCACATAACAAAGCTGACCTTCTTTTGTTATGCAGGATGCATGCAAAATCTGT
Proteins encoded:
- the ZBTB33 gene encoding transcriptional regulator Kaiso isoform X1, whose amino-acid sequence is MEGKKLISATDTQYSNVLLQSLNEQRGHGLFCDVTVIVEDRKFRAHRNILSASSTYFHQLFSVAGQVVELSFVRAEIFAEILNYIYSSKIISIRSDLLDELIKSGQQLGVKFIADLGVPPSEGKNMPNEVKDGASETSTSSPGQKDAETQVPVIRPESQEVTDGMPVITQSFSLHGIEYETTKITVSDSDDEDDDVIFCSEIVPPKECTKDTNAATQNQLCPSPAGVSDQKSCGSGGSPHVMSTAAAQKLTSSASQLSPNQTKSSAESLISATPQHLTPNIIVLNKPLLNSSLSASSSHQTHVTPTINLLEENQPPSNNGSVAEVETTAVDDEEVVEDDVDIISSSSPGSVSSSSLVQQSSIPKAATTEGSGVQKKQVVTFSQEPFSKPGEFKIKISDVLTGNNKEFSSGIASTHVAEGQKIITLDTATEIEGLSTGCKVYANIGEDTYDIVIPVKGDSEEGEAKPDEKPRTSGGDSPNRKRMKVKHDDHYELIVDGRVYYICIVCKRSYACLTSLRRHFNVHSWEKKYPCRYCDKVFPLAEYRTKHEIHHTGERRYQCLTCGKSFINYQITASHIRSVHSQDPSGDTKLYRLHPCRSLQIRQYAYVTDHSSSIPVINEGGIVYRVGAGKDGTEGTTSNPPSKQITWDDIFIPQGNEAIFKQNPSEGSTEFEFVIPESY
- the ZBTB33 gene encoding transcriptional regulator Kaiso isoform X2, with protein sequence MDVREAAAPGMEGKKLISATDTQYSNVLLQSLNEQRGHGLFCDVTVIVEDRKFRAHRNILSASSTYFHQLFSVAGQVVELSFVRAEIFAEILNYIYSSKIISIRSDLLDELIKSGQQLGVKFIADLGVPPSEGKNMPNEVKDGASETSTSSPGQKDAETQVPVIRPESQEVTDGMPVITQSFSLHGIEYETTKITVSDSDDEDDDVIFCSEIVPPKECTKDTNAATQNQLCPSPAGVSDQKSCGSGGSPHVMSTAAAQKLTSSASQLSPNQTKSSAESLISATPQHLTPNIIVLNKPLLNSSLSASSSHQTHVTPTINLLEENQPPSNNGSVAEVETTAVDDEEVVEDDVDIISSSSPGSVSSSSLVQQSSIPKAATTEGSGVQKKQVVTFSQEPFSKPGEFKIKISDVLTGNNKEFSSGIASTHVAEGQKIITLDTATEIEGLSTGCKVYANIGEDTYDIVIPVKGDSEEGEAKPDEKPRTSGGDSPNRKRMKVKHDDHYELIVDGRVYYICIVCKRSYACLTSLRRHFNVHSWEKKYPCRYCDKVFPLAEYRTKHEIHHTGERRYQCLTCGKSFINYQITASHIRSVHSQDPSGDTKLYRLHPCRSLQIRQYAYVTDHSSSIPVINEGGIVYRVGAGKDGTEGTTSNPPSKQITWDDIFIPQGNEAIFKQNPSEGSTEFEFVIPESY